CCATGCCAAGCACGCGGTCGCCGCCCTTGACGTCGATGCGAATGCCATGGACGCCCGTGGTGTCGCGACCCATGGGGCGCGCTTCGGACTCGTCGAAGCGTATGGCCTTGCCAGCGCTGCTGACCATCATGACCTTCATGCCGGGAGCCACGCGGCGCACGGCGATGAGTTCGTCGCCATCGCGCAGGTTGATGGCGATGAGGCCGTTGGAGCGCACGTTCTTATACGCGTCGAAGGCCGTCTTCTTGACCATGCCGTGTGCGGTCGCGAAGAGCAGATACTCGTCGGCGGGGAAGTCACGCGTGTTGATGACGGTCGCGACCTTCTCGTCATCCTCGATGGGAAGCAGGTTGACGACAGGCGTGCCCTTGGCCTGGCGGCTGCCAAGCGGAATCTGATGCACCTTCTGGCGATATACCTTGCCCTTGCTCGTGAAGAAGAGCATGTAATCGTGCGTCGATGCGATGAAGAGCTGCTCGACGAAGTCGTTCTCCTTGAGCTTCACGCCGCTCATGCCCTTGCCACCGCGCTTCTGCTGGCGGTACGTGGCCACCGGCAGGCGCTTGATGTAGCCGCTGCGGGTGATGGTGACGACCATGTCCTCGTCGGCAATAAGATCCTCGATGTCGAGGTCACGCGCCTCGTCGGCGATCTCGGTACGGCGCTTGTCGCCATAGCGGCGCTTGATCTCGAGCATCTCGTCGCGAATGATCTCTTTGACGAGGTTCTCGTCACCCAGGACGCGCTTGTAGTAGGCGATCTTCTCGCGCAGCTCGGCGAGCTCGGTCTCGATCTTCTCGCGCTCGAGGCCGGTCAGACGACGCAGGCGCATCTCGAGGATGTGGTTGGATTGCACCTCGGAGAGGCCGAAGCGCTCGATCAACTTGGCGCGGGCCTCGGCGTCATCGCGCGAGGAGCGGATGATGGAGATGACCTCGTCGATGTTGTCGAGAGCGATGACGAGACCCTCGAGGATGTGGGCGCGCTCCTCGGCCTTGCGCAGTTCGTAGCGCGTGCGACGCTGGATGACGTCGACCTGGTGGTCGATGTAGTTGTAGAGCATGTCCTTGAGGCTCAGGATATGCGGCACGCCGTTGACCAAGGCAAGGTTGTTGATGCCAAAGCCCGTTTGCAGTTGCGTGTGCTTGTAGAGCTTGTTGAGCACGACCTGCGGTTCCTCGCCGCGCTTGAGGTCGATGACGATGCGCATGCCCTTGCGGTCCGACTCGTCGTTGAGTCCGGAAATCTCCGTGACCGTCTTCTGCTTGACCAGGTCGGCGATCTTCTCGATGAGCTTGGCCTTGTTGACCTGGTACGGAATCTCGGTCACGACGATGCGGTTGCGACCCGAGGTGCTCTTCTCGACGTGGGCCTTGGCGCGGATGGTAATCGAGCCGTGACCGGTCTCGTACGCCTCGCGGATACCGGCTCGGCCCATGATGGTCGCACCGGTCGGGAAGTCCGGGCCGGGCATGATCTGCAGCAGCTCGTCGAGTGAGATGTCGGGGTTTTCCATGACGGCGATGGTCGCGTCGATGGCCTCACCGAGGTTATGCGGCGGGATGTTCGTCGCCATGCCGACGGCGATGCCGGCGGAACCGTTGACGAGCAGGTTCGGGAAGCGTGCGGGGAGCACCTTGGGCTCCTGCATCGACTCGTCGTAGTTGGGCTGCCAATCGACGGTCTCCTTCTCGAGGTCGGCGAGTAGCTCCATGGCCGGCTTGTTCAGGCGCGCCTCGGTATAACGCATGGCTGCGGCGGAATCACCATCGATGGAACCGAAGTTACCATGACCATCGATGAGCGGCACGCGCATCGAGAAGTCCTGGGCCAGACGCACGAGCGTGTCGTAGATGGCCGCGTCACCGTGCGGGTGATATTTACCCATGCAGTCACCGACGGGGCGGGCGCACTTGACGTGAGGCTTGTTGGGCGTGATGCCGCTCTCGCTCATTGCGTAGAGGATGCGGCGATGGACGGGCTTGAGGCCATCGCGCACGTCAGGAAGCGCGCGGGCCACGATGACCGACATCGAGTACTCGAGGAACGACGTGCGCATCTCGCGCGCGAAGTCGGTCTCGGAAACCTTGCCGACGTTGATGTCGAGCGTTCCGATGCCGTGATTGATCTTGGCTTCGAGGCTTTCCTCCTGCTCGCCTGCTTCGTCATCCTCAATTATGGTCGCCTCAACCTCGGTGAATTCGTCATCACCCATGAGGGATTCCTGGTTATCGTTGTTGAAGATATCGTCTGCCATTGTTCATCCCTCCTTAGATGTCGAGGAAGCGTTCGTCGATATCGGCCGCATGTTCCGTGATGAAGGTGCGGCGGCACTCGACGTCGTTTCCCATAAGTTCGTTGACAACGCGGTCAACCTCGGTCATGTCGGAAATCTCGACCTGTCGCAGCGTACGGCGCTCGGGATCCATGGTGGTCTCCCAGAGCTGCTCGGGATCCATCTCGCCGAGACCCTTGTAGCGCTGGACATCGTATTTCTCGGGATTGTCGAGGTTGTTCATGCACTCCTTGAGTGCCTCGTCGTTGTAGAGGTACTGGATGACCTTGCCGGTACGCGAATTCTTCTTCTTGAGACCGTAGAGCGGCGGACATGCGATGTAGATGTAACCGCGCTTGATGAGCTCGGGCATGAAGCGGAAGAAGAAGGTGAGCAGCAGGATGGCGATATGCGCGCCGTCGACATCGGCATCGGTCATGATGATGATGCGATGGTAGCGTGCCTTGTCGGCGTCGAATCCCTCGCCATAGCCCGTGCCGATGGCCGTGATGAGCGAGTTGATGGTGTCCGAGGACAACGCACGATGCTCCTGCACGCGCTCGACGTTGAGGATCTTGCCGCGCAGGGGAAGAATGGCCTGGTAGCTGCGCTCACGCGCCTGCTTGGCCGAGCCACCTGCGGAGTCACCCTCGACGATGTAGAGCTCGGTGAGCGCTGGGTCGCGCACGGAACAATCTGCGAGCTTGCCGGGGAGTCCGGCGCCTTCGAGCGCACCCTTGCGGCGCGTGAGATCACGGGCCTTGCGGGCGGCGGCGCGGGCCTTGCCAGCCTGGATGGCCTTTTGCACGATCATCTTCGCCGGCTTGGGGTTCTCGTCAAGATATTCGGCGAGACCCTTGTTGACGGCACCGATGACAAGACCGCGCACCTCGGGATTGCCGAGTTTGGCCTTGGTCTGACCTTCGAACTGCGGCTCGTGCAAGCGCACGGAGATGACGGCGGAGAGACCTTCGCGACAATCCTCACCGGAGAGGTTCTCGTCCTTCTCCTTGAGAAGGTTCTTCTTGCGCGCGTATTCGTTGATGGTCTTGGTCAGCGCCGTGCGGAAGCCCTCGAGATGCGTACCACCATCGGTCGTGTCGATGTTGTTGGCAAACGAGCGAACGTTCTCGGAGTAGGTCTCGGTCCATTGCATGGAGATCTCGACCTCGCCGGCCTCGCTTTCGGCTTCGAAGTACACGGGCTTGTCATTGAGGGCGGTCTTTCCTTCGTTCATGTACTTGACGAAGTCGATGATGCCACCCTTATACTGGAAGATCTCGGTTTTGGGCTCTTCGCCGCGGGCATCGCAGAAGACGATCTTGAGACCCTTGTTGAGGAAGGCCGTCTGGCGGAAGTGGATGCGCAGCGTCTCGTAATCGAACTCGACGGTCTGGAAAATCTCCGGATCGGGCCAGAAGGTGATGGTCGTGCCGGTTTTCTCGGTCTTGCCGACCTCGATGATCTTCTGAACGGTCTTGCCACGTGAAAACTCCATCTCCCAGATGGCACCATCGCGCTTGACCTGCGCGACGACCTTCGAGGAGAGGGCATTGACGACGGAAACGCCGACGCCGTGCAGACCACCGGAAACCTTATAGCCGCTGCCGCCGAACTTGCCGCCGGCATTGAGGATGGTGAGAACGACCTCAAGCGTCGACATGTTCTTGCGCTTGGGGTGCTCCTCGACGGGGATGCCACGGCCGTCATCGACGACGGTGCAGGATCCATCCTCATTGAGAGTTACGTCAATCTGGTTGCAAAAACCGGCAAGTGCCTCGTCGACGGAGTTATCGACAACCTCGTAGACGAGGTGATGCAGGCCCTTGGGGCCCGTCGAGCCGATGTACATGCCGGGACGCTTGCGGACATGCTCCAGACCTTCGAGAATCTGGATGTCTTGTGCGCCGTAGCTGGTTTCTTGCTCAGCCATCATTCTCCTAACACTACAGGAAGCGCACCATACGGTACGCTTCCACCATTGTCATGAATGCTCGGCACATTCTAGTGCATTTATCAGGTGATTTTACCTTAAAACACAATATTTTGTGTTTTAAGGGCTTTTCGGCTCCATGTATGGGGGTAACCACCAAATTCAGTGTTCCAAGGCTTGAAATGGCTTAAATTGCTTTGTCGTGGGTAGTGGAAGATATAGGAAATCATGGGAACCAGACAAAAGTCGCCGGGGCGGATCTGTCTGGTCAAGAATATGAGACAGTTGCTCTGAGCAACTGTCTCATTTTATGCCGGGCGTTGGTTCCTGAAGCTATCGACGCCCTTTTGCCACTCGAGGTTTGCCTTGGCGGCGGCATAGGCGGTATCGCGAAGCTGGTCATTCTCGATGTGGGAGAGTGCTTCTTCGAGACCCGAGAGCTCTTCTTCGTCGAGCGCGACAGGCTGGGCCTTGCGATAATCTTCATCCTCGGCTTCGAGGAGCTGGAGCGTCGTAAGACGGCGATCGCGGGCGGCATACTGCTCCTTCGAGACCTTAAAGGTGAGCTTCTCGACTTGCTCGGCCTTTCTCATGACATTGGAAGGCTCATCGGCATCTTTGTTGAGCTCTATGTTGAGGTTGAGGCGCAGGAGTTCTGACTGCATGTTGAGCTCTGTCGCCCAAATAGAGCTGTCGACGTATACGATGACTTCGCTCGCAGCGGTATTGGGTACGACGAAAACGGCAGTGACATGCTCGGCAATGCGCTTGTCGACGGATAGGTTCCAGGCGCGTTTTACGCGCGCCGTCGCGGAAAGGTCGGGGTTGTTACGCTGGAGGGAACGGACGACTCCCTCTATTTCCGAACCGATGTCATACCCCGTCATCACACACCCCCATGCCATGTTTATGTTCGTTTAGGTGCTTGGTTCACTATAACGCATCAAAGGGTGCTGCATCGGTGGAGATTTCTCGACTGTGGTTAGGGGGCGATCCTTGTCTTGTCCGACCGCTTTCTCACCGGTATTCGTGGCGCGTGCCCTCAATAGGCACGCGCACGATGGTGGCGTGATCGAGAATGTCAGGGGAAAAGTAGTCAAGGTTTGTCGTGGTGATGAAGGTCTGGACGTTTTTCTCGATGAAGGCCGTAAGGGCGTTGCGATGTTTCTCGTCGAGTTCGGACATGACATCGTCGAGGAGAAGGACGGGTTCAGTTCCCATAAGCTCGTTGACAAGCTCGACACAAGCGAGTTTCATCACGAGAACGATTGTGCGCTGTTGCCCTTGGGAAGCAAAAAGGCGGGCGTTTCTCTCATTGATGAAGAAGGCCATCTCGTCCTTGTGGGGACCTACGAGCGATATCCCACGACGAAGCTCCGCCTCTGCCAGGGATTGCGATTGCTTGAGGAGCTCTCTCTGGAGCTCCTCAAGGGTAAGGGCCGATGAGTCGTCCCCAGGTTCGTACTGGTCGATGTCGCCGATCTGGCGTTGTTCGCTATCAAAACGTTCCCATGAAGGGATGTAACGTGCCGCAAGGCGCTCTTGGGGCACAACGTCGCCATAAATTGTGGTCATTCGTGCAAAAAGGCGATCAAAAAGCCGCCAGCGGGCAAGGCAAAGACGTGCGCCGTGAACGGAGAAGGACTCGTCCCAGGAATCGAAGAGCGACCCCTCGTGTATGCCCTCTTTCAAGAGGAGATTTCTCTGTTTGAGTGCTTGCTGATAGTCGCTCTTGAGCGAGGAGTAGTTTTTCGAAAGCTGCACGGCAAGGGCGTCGATGGCATCGCGGCGACGGGCAGAGGATGCCTTGATGAGCTGAAGATCATCGGGAATGAACAACACGCAGGGAAGGGAACCGCGAATTGCCGCAGGTGTTTTCTTCTTCCCATTGACTTCGTAGAGATGGTCGTTTTCGGATACGACAAGGCGATGCTCGAGGTGTCGCTTGTCTTCCTCTAGGTGGATGAGAGCGTAACCTTGTCGATTGTCCCAGGAAACGAGCTCCGTCCACGAGGGCTTGCGAAAGGATGATGCGGAGGTGAGGAGCTGGATTGCCTCGATGACGTTCGTCTTGCCAACGGCATTTGGCCCCACGATGATGACGAGATTGCCCAGCTCAT
This window of the Coriobacteriaceae bacterium genome carries:
- a CDS encoding DUF721 domain-containing protein — protein: MTGYDIGSEIEGVVRSLQRNNPDLSATARVKRAWNLSVDKRIAEHVTAVFVVPNTAASEVIVYVDSSIWATELNMQSELLRLNLNIELNKDADEPSNVMRKAEQVEKLTFKVSKEQYAARDRRLTTLQLLEAEDEDYRKAQPVALDEEELSGLEEALSHIENDQLRDTAYAAAKANLEWQKGVDSFRNQRPA
- the recF gene encoding DNA replication and repair protein RecF (All proteins in this family for which functions are known are DNA-binding proteins that assist the filamentation of RecA onto DNA for the initiation of recombination or recombinational repair.), translated to MALKITSITLDNIRGYKHLSLDELGNLVIIVGPNAVGKTNVIEAIQLLTSASSFRKPSWTELVSWDNRQGYALIHLEEDKRHLEHRLVVSENDHLYEVNGKKKTPAAIRGSLPCVLFIPDDLQLIKASSARRRDAIDALAVQLSKNYSSLKSDYQQALKQRNLLLKEGIHEGSLFDSWDESFSVHGARLCLARWRLFDRLFARMTTIYGDVVPQERLAARYIPSWERFDSEQRQIGDIDQYEPGDDSSALTLEELQRELLKQSQSLAEAELRRGISLVGPHKDEMAFFINERNARLFASQGQQRTIVLVMKLACVELVNELMGTEPVLLLDDVMSELDEKHRNALTAFIEKNVQTFITTTNLDYFSPDILDHATIVRVPIEGTRHEYR
- the gyrA gene encoding DNA gyrase subunit A codes for the protein MADDIFNNDNQESLMGDDEFTEVEATIIEDDEAGEQEESLEAKINHGIGTLDINVGKVSETDFAREMRTSFLEYSMSVIVARALPDVRDGLKPVHRRILYAMSESGITPNKPHVKCARPVGDCMGKYHPHGDAAIYDTLVRLAQDFSMRVPLIDGHGNFGSIDGDSAAAMRYTEARLNKPAMELLADLEKETVDWQPNYDESMQEPKVLPARFPNLLVNGSAGIAVGMATNIPPHNLGEAIDATIAVMENPDISLDELLQIMPGPDFPTGATIMGRAGIREAYETGHGSITIRAKAHVEKSTSGRNRIVVTEIPYQVNKAKLIEKIADLVKQKTVTEISGLNDESDRKGMRIVIDLKRGEEPQVVLNKLYKHTQLQTGFGINNLALVNGVPHILSLKDMLYNYIDHQVDVIQRRTRYELRKAEERAHILEGLVIALDNIDEVISIIRSSRDDAEARAKLIERFGLSEVQSNHILEMRLRRLTGLEREKIETELAELREKIAYYKRVLGDENLVKEIIRDEMLEIKRRYGDKRRTEIADEARDLDIEDLIADEDMVVTITRSGYIKRLPVATYRQQKRGGKGMSGVKLKENDFVEQLFIASTHDYMLFFTSKGKVYRQKVHQIPLGSRQAKGTPVVNLLPIEDDEKVATVINTRDFPADEYLLFATAHGMVKKTAFDAYKNVRSNGLIAINLRDGDELIAVRRVAPGMKVMMVSSAGKAIRFDESEARPMGRDTTGVHGIRIDVKGGDRVLGMEIAPDDSDLFVITERGYGKRTKVTEYTEHHRGGGGMSTIKMTDKKGKIAAMKIINEKHEMMIVSEEGVVIRVKAGDISELSRATQGVKVMNVDDSDRVVAVARVAGGKKKKKEIIEGQTELLTEEISGQMKTEVPADVEDDIDEDEIDTTD
- the gyrB gene encoding DNA topoisomerase (ATP-hydrolyzing) subunit B, producing MAEQETSYGAQDIQILEGLEHVRKRPGMYIGSTGPKGLHHLVYEVVDNSVDEALAGFCNQIDVTLNEDGSCTVVDDGRGIPVEEHPKRKNMSTLEVVLTILNAGGKFGGSGYKVSGGLHGVGVSVVNALSSKVVAQVKRDGAIWEMEFSRGKTVQKIIEVGKTEKTGTTITFWPDPEIFQTVEFDYETLRIHFRQTAFLNKGLKIVFCDARGEEPKTEIFQYKGGIIDFVKYMNEGKTALNDKPVYFEAESEAGEVEISMQWTETYSENVRSFANNIDTTDGGTHLEGFRTALTKTINEYARKKNLLKEKDENLSGEDCREGLSAVISVRLHEPQFEGQTKAKLGNPEVRGLVIGAVNKGLAEYLDENPKPAKMIVQKAIQAGKARAAARKARDLTRRKGALEGAGLPGKLADCSVRDPALTELYIVEGDSAGGSAKQARERSYQAILPLRGKILNVERVQEHRALSSDTINSLITAIGTGYGEGFDADKARYHRIIIMTDADVDGAHIAILLLTFFFRFMPELIKRGYIYIACPPLYGLKKKNSRTGKVIQYLYNDEALKECMNNLDNPEKYDVQRYKGLGEMDPEQLWETTMDPERRTLRQVEISDMTEVDRVVNELMGNDVECRRTFITEHAADIDERFLDI